CAGTTTTTCGGTCAATTCGTCTCAGAGCTCATAGATGTTACTTTGTCGCGATTTTGGGATACTTTAAATCAAAGCCCGTCATCCTAGATATCGCTTACTCGCAGGTTTCTAAGGATTTAATGTTCATCAGTAAAGAGCTGCTTGGCGGCAAGGGGCTCAGACCATTCACTCCCTCACAAAAACAAAAAGATCGACTCTACGCAAAAGTATTAGACCTTGCTGGTTATCACAAATGGGACGAAAGTCAGCACTTCAATTCTCTTTTCGACCACCTTGTTCAGGTGGGCAATGCCTGGCTGGAGCCGCGTTACCTCTTTGATACTGCTATTGAATTCCTAGCCAGTCACAGCATTGCTATCCCCAGGTATACCGTACTCCAGAGACTGATAAGCAGAACAATGCAGCAGGTCAGAAAAGACCTGGCGCACCAACTTAATCAACTCACCAGTCCTGAACTTCACGTCTTTCTGGACAGCATAACAGCCATTGATGACGGACTAAGCCTGAACCAGCTCAGAGGCGGTGCAAAAAGTCTGACCGTACCTGAGCTTAAAAAGAGCTTGCCCTTTATCATCAGTTAGCGCCATGGCGCACGCAAATCAATGGCGTTATCGATGGGCTTAATCTGTCTCTTAAAAATCGACAACACTTCGGTGAGCTCATCAACTATTACGGCAGTAAACTCAAACGATTCAAACGCGCACAGCAGCATCTATGGTTGCTATGTCACCTGACAGAGCGGATACAACTGGCACTGGAACGGTTAACTGATGGGTTCATTTACCATATCCGCAAGCAACAAGAAGCTGCCAACACCTTTGCACAACAAGCAGTGTTCCTGTCCTGGCAGTCAGCCGCGGACAATGTCACAAAAGCGGCAGAGTTACTGCATCTGTTTGTGGATGAGAACATTGATGATAATCAACCCTTCTCAGTAGTCAGACAACAGGCATTGAAGGTCATGAATGACAGGGATATCCAGACCCTCTGCCTTTACCTGAAAAAACAGAAACGGACCGTGGAAGAGTACCAGTGGCAACATTACGATGAACAATGCAATCTCCTGAAGCAACTGTTAAGGCAGGTGTTCTTGTGCCTTGATTGTGAGGCCGGTAAGGCTCAGAAGCCGTCGTCGCCCAACTTCAACAGATTCAGACGGAAATCGCATCCGGTGGACCACTGAAGACGATGGATACGTCGCTCATCCCGAAAAAGCACCTCCCATGGTTGGTTAAACAGGATAACGTTAACCCGCAACGTTACGAATGGCTGCTCTACCGCCAGTTGACTTCGCGACTGAACGGACGCATTTATTTGCCAAATGTTACCAAATACCGCGCACTGGAAGACGACCTGATCCCCCCAGACATCGCAGGATACCTTGCTGGCCTCATCAACACTGGACAGACTAAAACAGCCCGCAGAGTTATTGTTACAGGAGCAACAACACCGGCTGGAAAGTGCGCTCAAAGACGTTGCTCTCCATATTGATGAGGGAGACAATCGAAATGTGATCATGAAAAAATCGTACCGGTACCCGCTGGCGTCTGCCGACCAAAAGCGCTACATCTCTGGTCAACAATCCCTTTTTTAAGCGAATGCAACCGGTCGATATCGCGGATGTACTGCGGTATGTAGAGCGCGAAACCGGGTTCATGAAATGTCTGACTCATGTACTTCCGATACAAAAACAAGGGTTCACTCATCAGGATGATTTACTGGCCATTCTGATTGCCAACGCCACTCACCGTGGTGTGTATGGCATGGCGCAGATCTCCGATCGAAGCTATGAACACCTGAGTACGGTGCAGGCCAACTATATCCGGCCTGAAACGCTGCATGATGCCAGCGATGTGATCAATAATGCGGTTGCAGCGCTACCCATCTTCCGCCACTACCATATTCAGGAGGACCAGTTGCATGCCAGTGCGGATGGTCAGAAATTCGAAACCCATCTGGAAACCTTTAAAACCCGGTACTCCTCTAAGTATTTCGGCACCAATAAAGGGATCACGGCCATGACACTGGTAGCCAACCACAGCGCCCTCAATGCTCGGATCATCGGTTCCAACGAGCACGAATCACACTATATTTATGACCTGTTACAATCCAACAGCAGTGATATCAAACCTGACGTACTCTCGACAGATACACACGGTGTCAATCATGTTAACTTCGCCTTACTGGATCTATGCGGTTACAGTTTTGCACCGCGATACGCGCAGTTCAGTAGTGTCATCAACGATCTGTTTGACGTAACTGAAAATGAACATGGCGGCACCAACCTTGCCCTGAAAAAGCCCATCAGGACGAATGTCATCGAAACGGGATGGCAGGATATTAGGCGCATTGTTCTGTCACTTCAGACAAAGCGAACGACACAGGCAATGCTGGTAAGAAAGTTGTCTGGTTATCCTTCGGGGCACCCGACATTACAGGCGCTGACGGAGTATAATCGACTGGTCAAAGCGCAATATTTACTGGATTACATAGACAATGCCAGTTTGCGGCAGTACGTTCAGCGTGCTCTTAACCGGGGAGAAGCGTGGCACTTCCTGAGACGGGCTATTGCGTCGGTAAATGGCGATCAGTTCCGAGGCAAAAACGAGTCTGAAATCGCTATCTGGAATGAATGTGCAAGATTGCTTGCCAACGCGATCATCTACTTCAACTCCGCGATACTGAGTCATCTGCTGGAACACTTTGAAGCGAGAGGAGATGAAGAGAAAGCGGGTATCACTCGTTCTGTTTCGCCCGTTGCGTGGCAAAATATCAACTTAAGCGGAACGTATAACTTCACTAATACTGGGAAATTGCCCGATATTGGCGAAATAACGAGGCCGATAGTGGATGATTAGGCTCCAAACTGAAAGTAAACCACCTCCGCAGCCATTTATTGGTGTAGTCTACAGAGGATTATGTCTTTTTTAGAGGGGGAAATCCCCAGAACCCCTACATGCGTTAAATATCAGCACAGATATGTCATTGCCTGAAAAAGCGCCATCACCACTATTTGTTATGCAAGAGGAAGAGTAAATGTCAAATAATAACCATACGCACAGCCATGCACATAACCATGACGGAAAATTAAGCATGGCAGTATTTATCAATATTTTACTTACTGTGGCCCAAGTTATCGGCGGGGTTTTATCAGGTAGTTTATCCTTGATTGCTGATGCGCTTCATAACCTCAGTGATGCAGGCGCTATCGTTATTGCGATTGTTGCGAGAAAAATTGCAAGAAAACCCGCTAATAGCCAAATGACTTTTGGTTTTAAACGGGCTGAAATTATCGGGGCATTAATCAACAGTACTACCCTTATTATTCTTGGTATATATCTCATTTATGCCGCAGTTGAGAAGTACTTTAACCCTCAACCTATTGATGGTTGGATTGTTGTTTGGATTGCGACAATAGCCTTAGTGATTGATTCCATAACCGCGTGGTTGACTTATCAAGCAGGCGCGAAGAATAACTTGAATCTCAGAGCGGCATTTATTCATAATTTATCTGATGCCTTTGCTTCTGTCGTTGTCATTGTTGCGGGTAGTTTGATCATTTTATATCAATGGTATGTTGTCGATTTATTGGCAACCATACTTATCTCGGTTTATGTGGTGTACCACGGTATTATTTTAGCTAAGCAAAGTATTCGTATTTTAATGCAAGCGGTCCCCGTTGATATCGATATCGATAAGATTTGTAAGGATATCGAATCAATGGAGAATGTTGAAAAAGTAAGACACATTCATGTGTGGCAATTAGATGATAGCGAAGT
The Shewanella vesiculosa DNA segment above includes these coding regions:
- a CDS encoding cation diffusion facilitator family transporter, which codes for MSNNNHTHSHAHNHDGKLSMAVFINILLTVAQVIGGVLSGSLSLIADALHNLSDAGAIVIAIVARKIARKPANSQMTFGFKRAEIIGALINSTTLIILGIYLIYAAVEKYFNPQPIDGWIVVWIATIALVIDSITAWLTYQAGAKNNLNLRAAFIHNLSDAFASVVVIVAGSLIILYQWYVVDLLATILISVYVVYHGIILAKQSIRILMQAVPVDIDIDKICKDIESMENVEKVRHIHVWQLDDSEVYLETSVNLKTMEQFQDLKPIKDLLAAQYGIHHSTIEVVVGNTLQMENCFELE